GGGTCATGAGCTTTCCTCGATTTACCCTGCGCGGCTTCCGGCGTCCTCGCGAAGTAGCACGCCTGTCGCTGGGTGAGCTGGAGCGGCGCGCCATGGAGGTGGTCTGGCAGAAGCAGGAGCTCTCCGTGCGCGACCTGTTTCACGAGTTGAAGCAGAAGTGGGCTTACACCACGCTCATGACCACGCTCGACCGGCTGCACAAAAAGGGCATACTGAACCGCCGCAAAGAGCGCCGGGCGTTTTTCTATTCGCCGCGCATCTCGCGCGAACAGCTTGAGCAGGGAATTGCCACCGACCTGATTGATTCGCTACTGGCGCACAGCTCCAATGGGACTGGCCCGCTGCTCTCCTGTTTCGTGGAAGTCGTGAGCGAGAAAGACCGCAAGCTGCTCGATGAATTGGAGCGCCTGGTGCGTGAGAAGCGCCGCAAGCTGCAGGAGCGAAACCACTCTCAGGAGGAAGAATAGCCATGTACTTCGCCCTGGGAGCATCTCTCGCGCTGGCCGGCTTCCTTCTGTTGAACGCCTGCTTTTCTCTCTGCGTAAACTTTGTTTTCCGCCTGGTGCAAAAAACTGCCGCAGAGCGTCCGCGCGCGACGTTTTTCTTTTTGCTGCGGATACTCCCCGCCTGCGCCTCGGCGCTCTGCATTTTGTCGCTTGTGATTCCCTCGTACTTTATTTTGGAGCCGCGCGGCACATCCGAGCGCATTGGATGGGCCTTGAGCTTGCTCGCGGCGCTCGCTACCTTGCTGCTGGCGCATGCACTGCTTCAGGGTGCGGCTTCGTGGAACAGAAGCCGGCTTATCTTGCGCGATTGGCTACAGCGGAGCCAGCCCGTCTCTTTGCCCGGGGTCAACATCCCCGCATATAAGTTGCCCGCTGATAATTTGAAGGAGCCATTTCCCGTTGTTGCCGTCATTGGCGCTCTGCGCCCGCGCCTGTTTATCTCTGAGCATGTGTTCGATGCATTGAATGGAGAAGAGTTCGCGGCCACGCTACAGCACGAAATTGGACACATTATAGCGCGCGACAACTTGAAGCGCTGGCTGGCGCGGATGTGTCCGGCGGTTCTGCCCTTTCTGCCTCGGGCCGGAAGATTGGATCGCGTGTGGCATGCAGCTTCAGAGGAATGCGCCGACATCTATGCCGTGCAAAAGGGAAACGCCGCGCCTTTGAGCCTGGCCTCGGCCTTGATCAAAGTTTCGCGCATGATGCCGCCTTGCAATGAGCAGGCTATTCCCACGGGGGCTTACTTCCTGGGCCGGGAAGATCTGCCTGATGTTGCCCGCCGCGTCCACGTGTTGCTCGACGCCGCCGATTCTTCCGGAGCAGTTGCGGTATCCCAAAGTGCAACTCGCCGGAAGCAGTTTCTACTTTTCGGACTGCTCGCTTCCTCAACCCTTCTTTTGGTGCTCTCTTACCCAACTTTGCTGCTGGGCGTGCATGAAGTGCTGGAACAATTCCTCCATCTGGTCAGCTAGAGCTGTTTCACAACCAATTCGGAGAGTCCCGCAAGGGACGAAGTATAGTAGCCCAGCGCTTCAGCGCTGGGGAGCGGTGGAAATTTGAGCCCAGTCCCGTAGGGACAGTGCCACAAGCACCATCGAATTCATTCGTTATTGTGTTAGCTTCAAAGCACGATGCAACTCCGCTTCGCCGCAATTGCCGACATTCACGGAAACATCTGGGCGCTTGAGGCCGTGCTTGCCGACATCCGCAGCCGCAGCGTTGATTTGATTGTCAATTTAGGAGACCACCTCTACGGCCCGCTCGACCCGATCAGGACCGCGGACCGCCTGATTGTGCTCGATTTGCCTTCCATCAGTGGAAATCAAGACCGCGAACTCATCGCCTCCACTCCCGCTCAAGGTACGCTGCAGGAAAATCGTGGTGCATTGCGCGAAGAACATCGTACCTGGCTTGGCAAATTGCCCTCCACGTTGTTGTGGCCGGAACAGGATGTGCTGTTATGCCATGGCACGCCTTTTGCCGATGACGTTTACCTACTGGAACAGGTTCATGCCGAGGGCGTTTCCCTGGCAACTCCCGAAAAAATCCTCTCGCTGCTGGGCGGAGTTTCACACTCTCTTATTCTCTGCGGCCACAGTCATGTCCCGCGAACTGTCACATTGCCGCAAGGCTCGACGATTGTAAATCCCGGAAGCGTCGGGCTGCAGGCCTATACCGACGACCTTCCTCTACCCCATGCCATGCAAACCGGCAGCCCGCATGCGCGCTACGCAATTCTGACCCGGCACAAGCATGGCTGGCAGGTTGAGCACATTTCCGTGGTTTACGACTGGAACCATGCCGCCGAAGTTGCTGCCCGCAATGGGCGTGCGGACTGGGGCCACTGCCTCAAAACTGGCCGCGCATAGCGACTTTTCCTGAAATGATATCAAAGCGGTATCAAATTGCTCCACTTTGAGGAATTCTCGCTTATCATTTCGCTTGAGGTATGCCTGCAGTTCGAGGCGCAGCAACACTGTTTAGCTGCGAGCACCTGGGACTAAGGGTAGAGCATTCAAGAATGCGGGCTTGTGCCCTGAGATCTTTGAAAATTTCGTTGTGTTGACCTTTTATTAGTTAAGCGCCGTCCTGCGTGAACCGAAGGCTGGGCCGCTGGAATCAATTAAAAGATCTGCAAATAGACTACTGTGCAAGTGGGTATATATCTCACCACATGTCATTTAATTTCAACGACTTAGCGCTTAAATGGACTCTCCAGCAAGTATCCCCTTCATGGCTCGCAGAAAAATGTATGCGCGTCGCTACGCGGAGTGCGAGGTTCTCTGCAAGTTTCTGCTCTCTGGTCGTTCCTTAAAAAGACGTGAAGGAGAATGTTCCATGAAGCAAAGACTCTTGCCTCTGTTCCTGACGGGCGCGCTGCTGGTCGTGGTTGCCGCTGGGTTTCATCATTACCGTGCGACTCTTTGGGCCGGCGATGAAAAGCACACCGATAAAACTCAGCCTGCCGCACAAAAGCCTACGCAGGCTCCCCCGTCCAATACTCCGCCAAAGAAGGTCGAGATCGCGCTTGATAAGGCTACCGACGTAGCGCTGCCCAAGATCGCGAATGATCTTGAGCCTGCGGTCTTCAAGACCGCCGACGGCAAAGCAGGATGGGTGGTGCGCATTCCTGGAGGGCGTCCCATCGCCACGCCCGCCTTCGCCGACGGCATGGTTTTCGTTGGTGGCGGATATGGCTCACACGAGTTTTATGCCTTCAACGCCGAAACCGGCGACTTGGTTTGGAAGATGCAAACCACCGATGACGGCCCCACCGCCGCTGTGGTTGAAGCCGGCTACGTCGCCTTCAACACCGAGAGCTGCACCCTGATTGTGGTGGATGAAAAAACCGGCAAGGTGATCTGGCAGGAGTGGCTGGGCGATCCGCTGATGAGCCAGCCGGCGATCTCCAAGGGACGTTTATTTATTGCTTATCCCGCCGGCCAGGGCGGTCATGGGCAGCAATCCAACGATGTTATGCAGAACGAAAGCGTGCAGAAAGAAAGTGTGGCCCCTAAACATGCCGCCGGTAGCCACGTTTTGCTCGCCGTTGACCTGAAGACCGGACGTCATCTCTGGGAGCAGGAAATTACCGGCGACGTCATCTCTGCGCCGGTAGTCTCAGGCGATAACGTTTATTTCACTTGCTTCGATGGGACCTCCTTTGCGCTGAACGCTGAGGACGGCAAGCTTCTATGGAAGAAGATGGATTCAGCAACCAGTGCGCCCGTGATTGCAGATGGCCAGGTATTGATCACGCGCCGGGAGCAGATCGCCGCTACGAACTACGAGGGCTTGACGCGCCTCGATCTCAAAGCTGGAGAGAACAAAGACAAGGCATTGATCGCCAAAGACAAAGCCGACTACCTTAACGCCGGTAACGGCGGAGGGGTCGCCATTACGACCGAGGCTCAGGGCGCGCTCGATTCAGGCGTGGGCTTCGGTAATGCTCCCGCGTCCGCGAAATTGGATGCTGCCAAGGAGAACGTCGGTGTCGCTACCGTTGCCGGCGCCTGGGCGTATCAGGGGTCGCGGGCGGCCTATAGCAAGGGCCAGATGCTGAATGCGCAAGGACATAATTTGAATTCCATCAACGCGGAAAACGGACGCGCCAACTGGCAGGCCGAAGTGACCGGCGCCAAGGTCAACGGCAATGCGCAGGTATTTTCTCCGCCCGCTCTCGGCCGCGACTATATGTACCTGAGCAGCGCCTGGGGGCATTTAGTTTCTGTCCGCCAAAAAGACGGCAGCGTGGGATTTAATTATTTCTTCAAGCAGCCCATGGTCTTTCAACCGGCACTGGCAAACGGCAATGTCTACGCGGGAACCGGACAGGGCTTGGTGATCTGCCTGAAAACCGGCAACGCAGATGCCGACGGCTGGTACGAATGGGGCGGAAACGCGCAGCACAACAAGGCGCAGTAGGTCAGAGCCATTTCTTCAATTGCGGCCAGAGCTTAGCCAGAGACCCGAACTTTGCCCCTTTGCAGATATAGACCGGAATGTTGCGCTCCAGAGCGTAAGGATTGTCAGAAGTTCCTACGTATTCCACGTGTTCGAATTTCTGCTCCAGATTTTCTTTGCTGTCTCCCACCACGATCATGCAATTGCCGGAGTAACCTCGCGGCCCCCAGAGAAAATAACTCTGGTGGCCGCTGAGGGCCGGGGGCAATCCGTAACGCGGGCCGAAGAAATCAATCGCTCCAGCCTGTCCGAAGTCCTGGGCAAAGATCCCGCAGTCGGGACGCTCCGCCGGGGTAAGCCGCAACCAGGCTTGGTTTACGGTTGCCACGATCTCTTCCCATCCAAATTGATCGGCGTAGCTCTGCGGCAGAATGGCGCGCATGTGGCTGTACTCGGTGCGCGGAGTCTTTAGAGGATTCTTCTTCATGTAGGCAACGAACACGTCAACCGGCATCACCGGGACCACCCACGGAGTTGCCCAAGCCGCTCCTGCAAGCAGGAAAACAATGATGGATGTTTTCAGCCAGGTTTGCCGCTGCAATCGCGCAATGCCGCTTTCGATCGTGATTGCCCCGGCGGCCAGCAGCATGGGATAAATGGGGGCGAGATAGTAATTCTTTCCCTTCATCACAATGAATACTGTGAGTGCGACCAGGTAGCACCAGCCCAGCATCCGGTAGGGCTTGAGCCGAGCGGAAAAAAGCAGCGCGATCACGCCCGTGATCCAGATGGGTGCGGTGAAGGGATGAATCAACAGCGTCTGCTGAAAGATGTACTCGAGGGGAGAGAGCTGAACGTCGCGGCCGCTGGCCTTGATGTTGCGCAGGAGTTCCAGGAACGGCCAGTGATGCTGCAGGTTCCAGATGAAGTTGGGAAGAAAAATCAGAAAGGCCGCAACCCCGCCCAACCAGATCCACTTGTTGGCAAAGGCGCGGCGCTGTTCGGTCAACAGCAGCCCGATCACGATTCCAAAGCCAAATATCGCAATGGAATACTTCTCTTCCATGCCGATTCCGGCAACTACGCCGAACCACAGCCAATAGCGCGGGTCATTACGCTGAATAGCCAGAATTGCGAAGTACGCGCAGCCCATCCACAGCAGCGGTTCGAGGCTGTTGCTGGTCATCAGGCTGCCGTCAGAGAGATACATGGGCACAATCGCTGCTGTGATTGCGGTGAGCAGGACGGCATAGCGCCGGCCGCCGAGTTCACGCGCGATCATGGCGCTCAGGACTATTAGCGCCGACGCGCCCAGGGCAGGAATGAAGCGAATGCTGCGCAGCGAGTCGCCCAGCACCAGCCGGCTGATCTTCACTAAAAACGGTATAAGCGGGGGATGGTCCACGTAACCCCAGGCGAGGTGGTTGCCGCAGGCCATGTAATCGAATTCGTCGCGAAAATATCCGTAGCGGTTGTTGAAAACGCAATGCAGCGCCAGCTCCGCCAGGGCAATGGCGATGACGATCATCATGCCGTTGGCCAGAAACGAGGACTGCTTTTCGTCCGCCGATCTCGGGATTGCAATTGCAGGGCTTGCCATATCTCTGGCAAGGATAATAAAGGATAGATAGAAAGTGGCCAAGAAGACAGTTTCGGGTTTCAAGTTTCCAGTTTCGAGCGAAAGTCCTCCAACGTTCTTGACTTGGGTTCCGAGGGTTAAGCGCCGGAAACAGCGCCCGTGTCAGGGTTTATCCGTGCCGAACAAGCACTTTAAGAGACAAAGCTTGAGCAGCCCTTTATTTCGATGAAAGCGGCGCCAGTTGTCCTTATCTTCTGCTGCGCAACTTTGACAGGAGCCGAAGGATTTCCAGATAGAGCCAGATCAGCGTGACCATCAGGCCAAAGGCTCCGTACCACTCCATGTATTTCGGCGCGCCGGCGCGGACCCCGTTTTCAATGAAGTCGAAATCGAGAACAAGGTTCAGGGCGGCAATAATGACCACAAAGACGCTGAATCCGATCCCAATCGGCCCCGCCGCATATACCGATGCGAACATGTGCACGCCGAAAAACCCGAGCAGCATGGTGATCAGGTAAAAAATCGCAATTCCGCCGGTGGCGGCCACCACGCCGAGCTTGAAACGTTCAGTCACCTTGATCAGACCTGAACTGTAGGCCAGCAACATAACAATCAAAGTCCCGAAGGTCAAAGCTACCGCCTGCATGGCGATTCCGGGAAAGCGCAGCTCCAGCAGGGCAGAAATACCGCCCAGCACCAGCCCTTCCAGCAGGGCATAGACCGGCGCCGTCACCGGTGACCACTCTTTCTTGAAGATGGTCACCATTGCCATCACAAACCCGCCAATTCCCCCGATTATCAAAAAAGGAAAAACGGTCTCGGGTGCAGGAGCATGCACGAAGGAGTGCCAGCTCCACGCCGCCGTGGCTATGGTGCAGAGCAGCAGGATCCCAGTTTTATTGACGGTGCCGGGGAGCGTCATTGCTTCTTCACCAAATGCCGTGCCCGCGGTTTGGAAGCTCTGCGCATTCAGGGCGGGATTCGAGGTTCTGATCAGTGCCATTGATTTCTCCTGCTTGCCGGCGGCCGGGAATGAAGTTCCGCGCGGCTGCAATCTACAGGAAGAATATCACGAGGCAAATTGCCGCCCACACAGCCTGGGTTTTAATCGAGGACCGGCGACTGAGGACTGGTTTTTTGGTGTCTAATGCAAGAAGAACGTCGCTCGACGTTCCTGCCTAGGGGAGGTTTCGGGCTTATGAAAATCTTTGCAAAAGGCATCGGTTTGGTGCTGCTAGCTGTTTGCGCTGCCGGCGGGGCCGAAAACGCCGCGAAAGCCAAATACCAGGCGCTGGTACAGCGGGCGCAATCCGGAGACCGCACCGTAGATCTCAATGAGCTTCGCATGGCTGCCGGAGAAGCGGGCATCGAGAGCGATGTTGACGCCCGCGAGAAACTCATGGCCGCGGCCAGCAAACACGACTTCAAGAAGATGGCAGAGGCGGCCGACGCCGTGCTGAACTCCAACTATGCCGATCTCGACGGCCAATTCTTCGCCAAGATCGCCGCCAAAGAGCTTGGCCAGCCAGAGAAGGCTGAGCTTCACGACTGGGTTGAGATGGGGCTATTGAAATCGTTGCGCAGTACTGGCGATGGACAATCGCCTGACACGGCTATGAAGGTCATATCCGTTGACGAGGAGTATTTCATTCTGCATGTGATGGGCCAAGAGGTCAAACGCCAGGCCTTGTCTGAATGTGCCGGCGCCCAATGCGACATCATGACCACCTTCGATCCTGAATCGAAACAGGAACATAAGTGGTATTTCAATGTTGAGATCCCGATGAAGCATTTGGCAGATGCGCTCGGAGAAAGTGACAAACCAGCTCCCAAAATTAAAAAATGATCTTCCACTCCTTTTCGGGCGGACATATTGCTATATAGCGTTATGGTAGCCATATAGAGGCAATACCGCTGATTAAAACAATTAGTTGCTAAAACTGCTATATAGTTCTATACTTGCGGCCGCTGGTATTTCCCCCCTCTGGAGGTAGCCTCAATGACACAGAGTTACTCAGCTCGTCGCTCCCTGTTCCTTGCCATGTTCTTCGCCATGCTGGCGCTTCTCACCTGCGTTCCGACCTTTGCCCAAAATGAAGATGAAGATCGAGATCGAGATGAAGATCATGGCGGCCGCCACGCCAAGGTTCTTGCCGGATACTTCGAAGAATGGAGCATCTACGGCGCCCACTACAACATCGCCGACCTGCAGAACAACGGCGTCGCCGACAAGATCACACACTTTTATTACGCCTTCGCTAACGTGGCTCCCACTTCGGGCGCGCCCGATGCGGCCTGCCACATTGCCGACTCATGGGCCGATTTTCAGACGCCCTTTTTGCCTCCGGTCAACGGCATTGCCGATACCGCCCCGTTGTTCGGTAACTTCGCGGAGTTAGTGAAGCTCAAGCAGCTTCATCCTAACCTGAAAATCCTGATCTCTCTGGGTGGCGCGTCGGCGGCCAACACCGCGGGATTTGTCTTCGCCGCCAGCACGCCGCAGTTGCGCGCGCAACTGGCGGCTTCGTGTATTGATATGTTTATCAAGGGCAACGTCGCTGCGGGCGTCACGACCGGCACTCTCTTCGACGGCATTGACGTTGACTGGGAGTTTCCCGCCGCCGCCGACAAACAAAACTTCACGCTGCTGCTCAAAGAGTTTCGCAAGCAACTGAATGCTCTCGGTGAGGCCAACGACACGCATTACCTGCTGACCATCGCCGCGCCGGCAGGGGAGCAGAATTTTTCGAATATCGAACTCGCCAAGGTCGCCCGGCAACTCGACTTCTTCAACATAGAAGGTTACGACTATCACGGCACCTGGGAGACCACCACCAATCACCACGCGCCGCTCTTCGGCTCCAGGACGAATCCGGATAACTTTTTCATCGAGTTCACCATTGATGCTTATCTCGATGCCGGCGTGCCCGCCCGAAAGCTGCTGCTGGGCGTCCCTTTCTACGGACGCGGCTGGACCGGCGTTCCCAATGTGAACCACGGTCTCTACCAGACTTCCACCGGAGCAGCCCCTTCGCCTGCAGGGGACACTCTCGCTACCAATGGCGTGGCCACCTTCGCCACACTGCAAGCCCAACCCGGGTTCCAGGGATTCTTCGATACCCACAGGCTGGCCCACTGGACCTACAATGCCACCACGCAAACCTTCTGGACGTTTGACGACCCGCTTACCCTGCAACTCAAGATGCTGTATGTGAATCGACGAGTCCGCAGAGGCTTAGGTGGAGCATTTTTCTGGGCGTTCAAAGATGACGATGCCAACGGCACTCTGGTAAAGACCATGGCTGCCGGTTTAGGACGCTGAGCAGTTCCACGATAGTGAACCAACCCCCCAATGCCAAATAACCGTAGAGACGCAGCATGCTGCGTCTCTACGGGCAAAGTCGCGTAGAATGTCGAAGGCTGATTATTCTGGTCCCCAAGACAAAATGCGCAAAATCTCACTTTTAGTTTTCCTTACGGTTATTTCTGCCGTGCTGCTGTGCGCCGAAGAGTACCCGCTCGGCCCAGACTCGCAGCGTCAGCCGGGCATCCCCAAGGGCACGGTCACAAAATATTCCTGGACGACCAGCAAGATTTTTCCGGGAACTACCCGCGACTACTGGATTTATGTGCCGGCGCAGTACAAGGCTGAGAAGCCCGCATGCGTAATGATCTTTCAGGATGGCAAGGGCATGGTGGACGAAGCCGGCAGCTTTCGCGTGCCCATCGTCTTTGACAACCTGATTCAGAAGGGCGATATGCCGGTGACAATCGGCGTATTCATCAATCCCGGAATCATGACGGCGCTCGGGCCCAATCAGCAGAACCGCTTCAACCGCAGCTTCGAATACGATGCTCTCGGCGACCGCTATGCCAGCTTCCTCATCGAGGAGATTCTGCCGGAGGTCGGTAAGCGCTACAACTTATCCAAAGATCCGAATGACTACGCCATCGCTGGGTCAAGTTCCGGCGGCATCGCTGCGTTCAACACGGCGTGGAACCGGCCTGACGCCTTTCGCCGGGTCATGAGTTTTATTGGGAGCTTCACCAATGTACGCGGGGGGCAGGACCTGGCTACGCTCATCCGTAAGACCGAGCCCAAGCCGCTGCGCGTCTTCCTGCAGGATGGCAGCGCTGACCTGAACATTTACGCCGGCAACTGGTTTCTAGGCAATCAGGAGATTTTTTCCGCGCTGCAGTTCGCCGGTTATGAGAGCACATTTACCATCGGCACCGAAGGCCACAATGGGAAGCACGGCGGGGCGATCCTGCCGGATGCGCTGCGCTGGTTGTGGAAAGATTATCCCAAGCCGGTGGCCAAGCCCACGCAGGTCAACGAACGCGGAGTTTATACCATTTTGGAGCCGGGCAAGGAGTGGGAGCTGTTGGGCGAGGGCTATGGTTTCGCCGACGGTCCTGCCGTGGATAAAGACGGCAACGTCTTTTTTACCGACAGCAAGAACAAGCGCATTCACAAGATCGACGCGAACGGCAAGATCAGCGTGTGGAAAGAAGACAGCGGCGGGGTCACTGGCATGATGTTTGGCCCGGATGGCAGGCTCTACGTCTGCCAGGGCACGCACATTGTTGCCTACACGCCTGATGGGAAAGAATCTGTGCTGGCCGAAGACGTGGATTCAAACGACCTCGCCGTCACGCTCAAGAATGAAGTTTATTTCACCGATCCGCCGGGACATCGTGTCTGGTTCATTGATGCCAAGGGCAATAAGCGCGTGGTCTATACCGGCATCGAGTTTCCCAACGGCGTACGCACCTCGCCCGACCAGTCTCTGCTTCTGGTGGATGATACGCACGGCAAGTGGGTGTGGTCATTCCAGATCCAGCCCGATGGGTCGCTGGAAAACGGCCAGCCCTTCTATCGTATGGAGACCCCCGACGACTCTTCGCAGAGCGGAGCCGACGGAATGACGCTCGACACCGAAGGCTTTCTCTATGTCACCACCAGGCTGGGGGTGCAGATTTGCGATCAGCCCGGACGCGTGGCGGCAATCATTAATAAGCCGCAAGGCAAGAGCCTTTCAAACATTGTTTTTGGCGGTCCCGATATGCAGTGGCTGTATGTCACCAATCGCGATAAGGTATACCGAAGGCATATGAAGCGCA
This window of the Terriglobales bacterium genome carries:
- a CDS encoding SMP-30/gluconolactonase/LRE family protein, with translation MRKISLLVFLTVISAVLLCAEEYPLGPDSQRQPGIPKGTVTKYSWTTSKIFPGTTRDYWIYVPAQYKAEKPACVMIFQDGKGMVDEAGSFRVPIVFDNLIQKGDMPVTIGVFINPGIMTALGPNQQNRFNRSFEYDALGDRYASFLIEEILPEVGKRYNLSKDPNDYAIAGSSSGGIAAFNTAWNRPDAFRRVMSFIGSFTNVRGGQDLATLIRKTEPKPLRVFLQDGSADLNIYAGNWFLGNQEIFSALQFAGYESTFTIGTEGHNGKHGGAILPDALRWLWKDYPKPVAKPTQVNERGVYTILEPGKEWELLGEGYGFADGPAVDKDGNVFFTDSKNKRIHKIDANGKISVWKEDSGGVTGMMFGPDGRLYVCQGTHIVAYTPDGKESVLAEDVDSNDLAVTLKNEVYFTDPPGHRVWFIDAKGNKRVVYTGIEFPNGVRTSPDQSLLLVDDTHGKWVWSFQIQPDGSLENGQPFYRMETPDDSSQSGADGMTLDTEGFLYVTTRLGVQICDQPGRVAAIINKPQGKSLSNIVFGGPDMQWLYVTNRDKVYRRHMKRKGVVSWNLVMPPVPRL
- a CDS encoding BlaI/MecI/CopY family transcriptional regulator, whose amino-acid sequence is MSFPRFTLRGFRRPREVARLSLGELERRAMEVVWQKQELSVRDLFHELKQKWAYTTLMTTLDRLHKKGILNRRKERRAFFYSPRISREQLEQGIATDLIDSLLAHSSNGTGPLLSCFVEVVSEKDRKLLDELERLVREKRRKLQERNHSQEEE
- a CDS encoding glycosyltransferase family 39 protein; translation: MASPAIAIPRSADEKQSSFLANGMMIVIAIALAELALHCVFNNRYGYFRDEFDYMACGNHLAWGYVDHPPLIPFLVKISRLVLGDSLRSIRFIPALGASALIVLSAMIARELGGRRYAVLLTAITAAIVPMYLSDGSLMTSNSLEPLLWMGCAYFAILAIQRNDPRYWLWFGVVAGIGMEEKYSIAIFGFGIVIGLLLTEQRRAFANKWIWLGGVAAFLIFLPNFIWNLQHHWPFLELLRNIKASGRDVQLSPLEYIFQQTLLIHPFTAPIWITGVIALLFSARLKPYRMLGWCYLVALTVFIVMKGKNYYLAPIYPMLLAAGAITIESGIARLQRQTWLKTSIIVFLLAGAAWATPWVVPVMPVDVFVAYMKKNPLKTPRTEYSHMRAILPQSYADQFGWEEIVATVNQAWLRLTPAERPDCGIFAQDFGQAGAIDFFGPRYGLPPALSGHQSYFLWGPRGYSGNCMIVVGDSKENLEQKFEHVEYVGTSDNPYALERNIPVYICKGAKFGSLAKLWPQLKKWL
- a CDS encoding metallophosphoesterase family protein yields the protein MQLRFAAIADIHGNIWALEAVLADIRSRSVDLIVNLGDHLYGPLDPIRTADRLIVLDLPSISGNQDRELIASTPAQGTLQENRGALREEHRTWLGKLPSTLLWPEQDVLLCHGTPFADDVYLLEQVHAEGVSLATPEKILSLLGGVSHSLILCGHSHVPRTVTLPQGSTIVNPGSVGLQAYTDDLPLPHAMQTGSPHARYAILTRHKHGWQVEHISVVYDWNHAAEVAARNGRADWGHCLKTGRA
- a CDS encoding Bax inhibitor-1/YccA family protein, translated to MALIRTSNPALNAQSFQTAGTAFGEEAMTLPGTVNKTGILLLCTIATAAWSWHSFVHAPAPETVFPFLIIGGIGGFVMAMVTIFKKEWSPVTAPVYALLEGLVLGGISALLELRFPGIAMQAVALTFGTLIVMLLAYSSGLIKVTERFKLGVVAATGGIAIFYLITMLLGFFGVHMFASVYAAGPIGIGFSVFVVIIAALNLVLDFDFIENGVRAGAPKYMEWYGAFGLMVTLIWLYLEILRLLSKLRSRR
- a CDS encoding PQQ-binding-like beta-propeller repeat protein; this encodes MKQRLLPLFLTGALLVVVAAGFHHYRATLWAGDEKHTDKTQPAAQKPTQAPPSNTPPKKVEIALDKATDVALPKIANDLEPAVFKTADGKAGWVVRIPGGRPIATPAFADGMVFVGGGYGSHEFYAFNAETGDLVWKMQTTDDGPTAAVVEAGYVAFNTESCTLIVVDEKTGKVIWQEWLGDPLMSQPAISKGRLFIAYPAGQGGHGQQSNDVMQNESVQKESVAPKHAAGSHVLLAVDLKTGRHLWEQEITGDVISAPVVSGDNVYFTCFDGTSFALNAEDGKLLWKKMDSATSAPVIADGQVLITRREQIAATNYEGLTRLDLKAGENKDKALIAKDKADYLNAGNGGGVAITTEAQGALDSGVGFGNAPASAKLDAAKENVGVATVAGAWAYQGSRAAYSKGQMLNAQGHNLNSINAENGRANWQAEVTGAKVNGNAQVFSPPALGRDYMYLSSAWGHLVSVRQKDGSVGFNYFFKQPMVFQPALANGNVYAGTGQGLVICLKTGNADADGWYEWGGNAQHNKAQ
- a CDS encoding DUF4919 domain-containing protein, whose product is MKIFAKGIGLVLLAVCAAGGAENAAKAKYQALVQRAQSGDRTVDLNELRMAAGEAGIESDVDAREKLMAAASKHDFKKMAEAADAVLNSNYADLDGQFFAKIAAKELGQPEKAELHDWVEMGLLKSLRSTGDGQSPDTAMKVISVDEEYFILHVMGQEVKRQALSECAGAQCDIMTTFDPESKQEHKWYFNVEIPMKHLADALGESDKPAPKIKK
- a CDS encoding M56 family metallopeptidase; protein product: MYFALGASLALAGFLLLNACFSLCVNFVFRLVQKTAAERPRATFFFLLRILPACASALCILSLVIPSYFILEPRGTSERIGWALSLLAALATLLLAHALLQGAASWNRSRLILRDWLQRSQPVSLPGVNIPAYKLPADNLKEPFPVVAVIGALRPRLFISEHVFDALNGEEFAATLQHEIGHIIARDNLKRWLARMCPAVLPFLPRAGRLDRVWHAASEECADIYAVQKGNAAPLSLASALIKVSRMMPPCNEQAIPTGAYFLGREDLPDVARRVHVLLDAADSSGAVAVSQSATRRKQFLLFGLLASSTLLLVLSYPTLLLGVHEVLEQFLHLVS
- a CDS encoding glycoside hydrolase family 18 protein encodes the protein MTQSYSARRSLFLAMFFAMLALLTCVPTFAQNEDEDRDRDEDHGGRHAKVLAGYFEEWSIYGAHYNIADLQNNGVADKITHFYYAFANVAPTSGAPDAACHIADSWADFQTPFLPPVNGIADTAPLFGNFAELVKLKQLHPNLKILISLGGASAANTAGFVFAASTPQLRAQLAASCIDMFIKGNVAAGVTTGTLFDGIDVDWEFPAAADKQNFTLLLKEFRKQLNALGEANDTHYLLTIAAPAGEQNFSNIELAKVARQLDFFNIEGYDYHGTWETTTNHHAPLFGSRTNPDNFFIEFTIDAYLDAGVPARKLLLGVPFYGRGWTGVPNVNHGLYQTSTGAAPSPAGDTLATNGVATFATLQAQPGFQGFFDTHRLAHWTYNATTQTFWTFDDPLTLQLKMLYVNRRVRRGLGGAFFWAFKDDDANGTLVKTMAAGLGR